The Stenotrophomonas sp. ZAC14D1_NAIMI4_1 DNA segment TCGTACAGGTAGTCGCCGGCGTGCAGCACCAGGTCGACATCGCTCCGCGCGATATCGCGCAGCACCGGATAGTAGCCGCTGTTCCAGGCCTGGCAGGTGCACAGGGCCAACCGCAGCTGCTGCAGCTGCGTATCGGGCAACGGCGCGGTGCGGAAGTGGCCGACCGCGCTTTCTTCATCCCCGTCGCAGGCGAACCGGTAGTAGTAGTCACGGCCCGGGCGCAGGCCATTGACCTCCACGTGCACCGAATGCGCCAGTTCCGGTACGGCAGCAGCAACACCCCGCTGCACCAGCCGGCGCATGCCAGGGTCTTCTGCCACGTACCAGCGCACCGGCACCGCCCGCGCGGGCATGCCGCCGCCATTGAGCGGGTCCGTTGCCAGCCGCGTCCACAGCACCGCGCCCTGCGGATCCGGGTCGCCAGCAGCGACGCCCAGCGTGAACGGATCGCGCCCGAGCCGCGGTCGCGGGCCGGCCGTGGCCAGCCCCGGCATCGCCGCCAGTGCGATGGCCGCCCCCGTGCCCTGCCACGCCATGCGCAGCAGGCGGCGACGGGTTTCCGGATCGACAGGTGCGCGCATCAGAAGCGGACGGTGGCGGTGGCCATCACCTGCCGCGGCGCGCCGACCTGCATGGTCGCCAGGCTGCGGGTCGGGTCAGTGGCGTAGGTGCCATTGGTGTTGATGGAGGACAGGTAGCGCTTGTCGGTCAGGTTGGTCAGGTTCAGTGCAACCGTCAGGTTCTGCGCCGGGCCCATCGCACCGAAGTCGTAGGCCACCGATGCATTGACCAGCCAGTAGCTGGGCACCGAAAGATCATTGGTGTAGGTCACGTAACGCTTGCCGACATGGTTGGCCGACAGGCGCATGTCCCACGGCCCCGGGGTCCATGCGAGCGTGCTGGCGAACATCCATTCGGGCGTGTCCACGGTCTTGCGGCCGCGGGTCGGCACCACTTCGTTGTTCACGTAATCGTTGTCGTAGGTGCTGTCATTCCAGGACAGCGCATTGGACCAGGCCAGGTCCTGCATCGGCTTCAACTGCAGGGTGGCCTCGGCGCCGCGGCTGGTGACCGAGCCGACGTTGGAGAACAGCGCCGGGCAGCCAAGGATGCCCACGCACTGGGCAATCGCCAGCAGGCGGTTGTCGAACTTCACGTCATACACCGCGACCGACGCTTCATAACCCCGGCCGTAGCCACGCCAGCCCAGCTCGATCGTGCGTGACTGTTCCGGCTTCAGGTTGCCTGCGCTGGCATCGAAGTCGGCCTGCGGCACGTTGAACGGGCTGCCGACGCCCAGTGCATAGGCAGCGACATTCTTTGCGAACGAACCGAAGACCTCGTTGCCTTCGTTGAGCTTGAAGTTGAAGCCAGCCTGCGGCAGCAGGCCCTTCTTCGCGGTGAGGCTGCTGTTGTTCGCGTAGTTGCCCAGCGGCGTGCGCACGCTGGTACGGGTGTGCGGCGACTTGGCACCGATGTCGATGGTCAGGCGATCATCGAACAGGCGGAAGCGGTCCTGCACATAGAACTGGCGGGTGATGGTGGTGTAGTGCTGGTTCCACACGCGCTGGTCGGGATTGCGCAGGAAGAAGTCATCGGTGATGGGGCCATCGATGTAGTAGAAGTTGCGCTGCACGCTGTGGCCGTTGTCCTCGTACCAGAGGCCGGCTTCCAGTTCGTGGCCGCCGACATTCCAGGTGAACGCAGAGGTCACGCCGGTACGGTCGATCGCGTATTCGGTGGTGCGGATCGAAATCGGAATTTCCCGGCTGGTACCCGGGTTGGAGGGATTGGACGGGCTGAACCAATGGCCCTGGCCGCGATTGCTGTGGTTGTAGACGTTGACCTTCAGCCGCATCGAATCGTTGAGGCCGAAATCGCCGGCGATGCTGGACAGGTCGTCATTGCGCAGGCCATGGCCGGAGTAATACGCGTCCCATGGGCTGTTGACGCCGCCACTGTACTGGCCGTTCGCAGCAGCGACCGCGCGATCCCAGTCCGGTGCATAGTTGTCCCAGTTCCAGCCGAGGCGATCGATCATTTCCAGCGACAGATCCTGGTAATCGGCCTCGACCCGGCGCGATCCGTTGAACAGCGCGGTGATCCTGCTGTCCTCACCGAAGTGGTAGGTGGCCTTGCCGTTGAACTGCTTCGACTCCTGCGATCCCTTGCCCTTCCACTTGTCGCCCTCGGAGTACGCGCCGGACAGGTAGGCAGCAAACCCCTGGTGTTCGCCCGTCTCCAGGCGTGCATAGCTGCGGCGCGCATTGTCACTGCCGAAGCCCTGCGCCAGCACCACGCCGTACTCGGTGGACGGATCGATCGAATAGAACTGGAACACGCCCCCGAGGTTGCTGGTGGACGGCGTACCCAGTGCGCCGATGCCGGTGGACACTTCCGCACCGCCCAGGTTCTCGCTGATCACGGCGCGGCTGATATGCAGGCCATTGCTGTTGCCGTAGGACATGTTGCCCAGCGGGATGCCATCAAGCGTATAGCCGAGGCGGTTCTGGTTGAAACCGCGCAGGCTGATGCTGGTGGACCACTCATAGGCACCGGTGGCGTCGGCCGATTCGAAATGCACGCCCGGCTTGCTGGCCAGCAGCTTCAGCGGGTTGGCGCCCGGCGGCAGCACCTTCATGTCTTCCGCGGTGACACGCTGCACCTGGCGGGCCTCGCCGCGGCCGATCACCGAGATCGAATCGAGGGTCGTGGCCGACGGTGCTTCAGTGGCAGGAGCGGTTTCAGCCAGAGCAAGCGACGGCAGCGATGCACAGACCAGCAGGGCAAGCAGGTTGCGGCGAAGCGGAGCATGGGGCGACATGAAGGCGGATTCCTTGGGCACGCTGGACGCCGAAAGGCGGCGTCGAAGAGCAGCAGCGGCGGAATCGTAGAAGCAGCGCGTTACATGTCATTTACACGCTGCATACACAGGAAGAACCCGTTACTCGAATGAACCGACCGAATCGTGGGACAGGTTGTCGAAGCGGGTGTATTCGCCGAAGAACTTCAGCTTGCACGAACCGGTGGGGCCACCACGGTGCTTGCCGATGATGATCTCGGCCAGGCCCTTGTCCGGCGAATTTTCCTTGTTGTAGTAATCGTCGCGGTAGATGAAGACGATCATGTCCGCGTCCTGCTCGATTGCGCCCGATTCGCGAAGGTCGGCCATCACCGGGCGCTTGTCGGTTCGCGTTTCCAGCGATCGATTGAGCTGCGAAAGCGCGATCACCGGTACGTTCAATTCCTTGGCCAGGCCCTTCAGCGAGCGCGAGATTTCAGAGATTTCGGTCGCGCGGTTTTCGCTGTTGCCCGGCACGCTCATCAGCTGCAGGTAGTCGATCACGATCAGGCCCAGGTCGTGCTCGCGCTTCAGGCGGCGGCACTTGGAACGCAGGATCTCCGGCGACACGCCCGGCGTATCGTCGATGAAGATCTTGGTTTCCTTCAGCATCTTGATCGCGCTGGTGACCCGGCTCCAGTCCTCGTCTTCCAGCTGGCCGGTACGCAGGCGCGAGGCGTTGATGCGGCCGTTGGAGGAAATCAGGCGCATTGCCAGCTGCGATGCGGACATTTCCATCGAGAACACCGCCACGCCCTTCTTCGACTTGATCGCCGCGTACTCGGCGATGTTCAGCGCGAAGGTGGTCTTGCCCATCGCCGGGCGCGCGGCCAGGATGATCAGGTCGGTCGGCTGCAGGCCGGCGGTCATCGCATCGAAATCGGTGTAGCCGGTCGGCAGGCCGGTGATGTTGCCGCCGTTCTCGAAGCGGTTGCGCAGTTCCTCGAAGGCATCCTTCAGTGCGCCGGGCATGGCCACGAAGTCGGTACGCCCACGTGCGCCCTGTTCGGCAATGGCGAACACGCTCTTCTCGGCCGAGGCCAGCAGTTCGCTGCTGTCGCGGCCTTCCGGCTGGAAGCCGTCGTTGACGATGTCGGTGCCGACCTGGATCAGCTGCCGCAGCACCGCCTTGTCACGCACGATCTCGGCGTAGGCGACGATGTTGGCCGCCGATGGCGTGGTGCTGGCCAGTTCGATCAGGTAGGCGCCGTCGCCCACCAGCTCCATCCTGCCCTGCGATTCGAACCACTCGCCCAGGGTCACCGCATCGAACGGGCGCTCGCGCTCGGACAGCTCGCGGATCGCCCGGTAGATCATCTGGTGGTCGCGGCGGTAGAAGTCGGTCTCGGTCAGCTGGTCGTTGACCCGGTCGTAGGCTTCCGGCGCCAGCATCAGGCCGCCCAGCACCGCCTGTTCGGCTTCCACCGAGTGCGGCGGCACGCGCAGCTGGTCGATGCGCGATTCGTCGCGATCGCGGTCGAAGCCATCGCCGCGCTCTTTGCGGTTGGAACGGAAGCCGGAACGGGCGGACATGCTGCGGTGTTTCCTGCGAAAGTGGGCCAGACGAGTGTAGGCATGCGCCGACCCCGGCGGCCATGGACAAGCCTGTGGATAAGCCGTGGACGAACGGGGGATATCCGCCGCTGTGCGACGTGCCTGTCCGGCCTATGGAGACCCATTATCGCATGGGGTCAGATCCCTCTGCGCAGCAGAGGGCGCTGACCCCGAGGGCAGCGTCAGTCGCCCTTGGCATGCACCGCGATCAGCTGCAGGAAGCGGTCTACATAGCCCTGCAGGAACTTCTGCGTGCCTTCATTGTGGATCGTGCCATCCGCCCCGATCAGCTCGTCCTTGAAATGGAGGAACGCCTCCGGCTGGCCGAGCACGTGCATGTCCAGGAAAGCCAGGCTGTTGCGCAGGTGCTGCTGGGCCACGGCCGTGCCGATCTGGCCGATGGAGGCGCCGATCACCGCCGCCGGCTTGCCGCCAAAGGCGCTGTCACCATAGGGCCGCGAGCCGATGTCGATGGCGTTCTTCAGCACACCCGGCACCGAGCGGTTGTATTCGGGGGTGACGAACAGCACCGCGTCAGCAGCGCGCACCTCGTCCTTCAGGCGGGTGCCCTGCGCCGGGTAGCTGCCGTCGAAATCCTGGTTGTACAGCGGCAGATCGTCGATGCGCACGTACTGGAAACGCGCGCGATCACCGGCCAGCTTTTCCAGTGCCAGGGCCAGCCTGCGGTTGCAGGACTCCCTGCGCAGGCTGCCAACGAACACGGCGATGGTGGGAACAGGCATGGCGACACACTCCTGGCGGGGGAAAGGGCCAGCCTAGCGGCCGGCCCGGTGTGCCCCGGTGAAGATCAGCCGCGTGCCACGCCCGCCCGCACCTGCCGCCAATGGTCCTGCCAGGCCTGGAACATCAGCACGTTCCAGAGGTGGGTGTGCCACTTGCGCTGGCCACCCAGGAACTGCTGCCACAGCGGCTGCACGGCCGCCGCCGACAGCACGCCTTCGCGTTCCAGCCGGGCCGGCTGCAACAGGTCATCGGCCCACGGCCGCAGGTCGCCCTTCAGCCATTCACTCACCGGCGCGCCGAAGCCGCGCTTGGGCCGGTGCACCATCGACTGCGGCACGTAGCGGCCAAGCACGCGCTTGAGCAGCACCTTGCTGGTGTCCTCGCTGCGCTTGAACGCCAGCGGCAGTGACCAGGCGAATTCAGCCACGCGCCAGTCCAGCAGCGGTGCCCGCGCCTCCAGGCTGACCGCCATCGAGGTGCGGTCGACCTTGCACAGCAGGTCGTCGGGCAGGTAGCTGACAAAATCGGCCAGCATCATCGCGTCGGCCGGGGTGCCGGCGCCGTGCAGCGGGTCGGCCAGGTCGTAGAAGCTGCCGGCCTCGCGCGCGCCGATCACCGCCGCCGCCGGGTCGCGCCAGCGCGAGATGCGGTTGCGGTAGACATCGCCGATGCCACGCGCGCCGGTCTCGGCCAGCAGCGCAGCCAGGCCGCCGGTGCGCGAGGCCTCGCCCTGCTGGTGCGCACGCGCGCCCATCCAGCGCCGCAGCGGCGCCGGTACGCGGCCCAGCATCTGCCAGTTGCGCAGCGCGCGCACATAGCGGGTATAGCCGAAGAACAGTTCGTCGCCGCCGTCCCCGGACAGGGCCACGGTCACGCCCTGCCGCGCCAGGCGCGCGACCAGCGCGGTCGGCACTTGCGAGGCGTCGGCAAAGGGTTCGTCGAACATCGCCGGCAGCTGCGGCACCACCGCCAGCGCGTCGGCGCCGCTCACATAGAGCTCGGTGTGGTCGCAGCCCAGATGGCCGGCCAGTTCCTTGG contains these protein-coding regions:
- a CDS encoding TonB-dependent receptor, which produces MSPHAPLRRNLLALLVCASLPSLALAETAPATEAPSATTLDSISVIGRGEARQVQRVTAEDMKVLPPGANPLKLLASKPGVHFESADATGAYEWSTSISLRGFNQNRLGYTLDGIPLGNMSYGNSNGLHISRAVISENLGGAEVSTGIGALGTPSTSNLGGVFQFYSIDPSTEYGVVLAQGFGSDNARRSYARLETGEHQGFAAYLSGAYSEGDKWKGKGSQESKQFNGKATYHFGEDSRITALFNGSRRVEADYQDLSLEMIDRLGWNWDNYAPDWDRAVAAANGQYSGGVNSPWDAYYSGHGLRNDDLSSIAGDFGLNDSMRLKVNVYNHSNRGQGHWFSPSNPSNPGTSREIPISIRTTEYAIDRTGVTSAFTWNVGGHELEAGLWYEDNGHSVQRNFYYIDGPITDDFFLRNPDQRVWNQHYTTITRQFYVQDRFRLFDDRLTIDIGAKSPHTRTSVRTPLGNYANNSSLTAKKGLLPQAGFNFKLNEGNEVFGSFAKNVAAYALGVGSPFNVPQADFDASAGNLKPEQSRTIELGWRGYGRGYEASVAVYDVKFDNRLLAIAQCVGILGCPALFSNVGSVTSRGAEATLQLKPMQDLAWSNALSWNDSTYDNDYVNNEVVPTRGRKTVDTPEWMFASTLAWTPGPWDMRLSANHVGKRYVTYTNDLSVPSYWLVNASVAYDFGAMGPAQNLTVALNLTNLTDKRYLSSINTNGTYATDPTRSLATMQVGAPRQVMATATVRF
- a CDS encoding replicative DNA helicase, which produces MSARSGFRSNRKERGDGFDRDRDESRIDQLRVPPHSVEAEQAVLGGLMLAPEAYDRVNDQLTETDFYRRDHQMIYRAIRELSERERPFDAVTLGEWFESQGRMELVGDGAYLIELASTTPSAANIVAYAEIVRDKAVLRQLIQVGTDIVNDGFQPEGRDSSELLASAEKSVFAIAEQGARGRTDFVAMPGALKDAFEELRNRFENGGNITGLPTGYTDFDAMTAGLQPTDLIILAARPAMGKTTFALNIAEYAAIKSKKGVAVFSMEMSASQLAMRLISSNGRINASRLRTGQLEDEDWSRVTSAIKMLKETKIFIDDTPGVSPEILRSKCRRLKREHDLGLIVIDYLQLMSVPGNSENRATEISEISRSLKGLAKELNVPVIALSQLNRSLETRTDKRPVMADLRESGAIEQDADMIVFIYRDDYYNKENSPDKGLAEIIIGKHRGGPTGSCKLKFFGEYTRFDNLSHDSVGSFE
- a CDS encoding NADPH-dependent FMN reductase, whose product is MPVPTIAVFVGSLRRESCNRRLALALEKLAGDRARFQYVRIDDLPLYNQDFDGSYPAQGTRLKDEVRAADAVLFVTPEYNRSVPGVLKNAIDIGSRPYGDSAFGGKPAAVIGASIGQIGTAVAQQHLRNSLAFLDMHVLGQPEAFLHFKDELIGADGTIHNEGTQKFLQGYVDRFLQLIAVHAKGD
- the asnB gene encoding asparagine synthase (glutamine-hydrolyzing), with amino-acid sequence MCGLAGMLLPAAQSPAEVLQAQALAMGQALHHRGPDDGGTWVDASAGIALAHRRLSILDLSPLGHQPMASADGRYVMAYNGEVYNFAALRAELEPLGHAFRGHSDTEVLLAAILQWGVEETLQRANGMFAIALWDRHEQCLWLARDRVGKKPLYYGWAGDTLVFGSELKALWQHPDFDNDIDSDALTLLLRLDYIPAPHSIHQRCYKLMPGRVLRLDAAMVAAGASAHRPEQAQRPYWDARARMQAALAAPFQGRIEDAEEQLDGLLRDAVALRMVADVPVGVFLSGGTDSSLVAALMQAQSTQPVHSFSIGFSGSHHDEAPLAKELAGHLGCDHTELYVSGADALAVVPQLPAMFDEPFADASQVPTALVARLARQGVTVALSGDGGDELFFGYTRYVRALRNWQMLGRVPAPLRRWMGARAHQQGEASRTGGLAALLAETGARGIGDVYRNRISRWRDPAAAVIGAREAGSFYDLADPLHGAGTPADAMMLADFVSYLPDDLLCKVDRTSMAVSLEARAPLLDWRVAEFAWSLPLAFKRSEDTSKVLLKRVLGRYVPQSMVHRPKRGFGAPVSEWLKGDLRPWADDLLQPARLEREGVLSAAAVQPLWQQFLGGQRKWHTHLWNVLMFQAWQDHWRQVRAGVARG